From Helicobacter sp. MIT 05-5293, one genomic window encodes:
- a CDS encoding uracil-DNA glycosylase family protein — MKTHILKLLYLKQLYRQALCGEKYTRLMPHIQNQPLTSSKMGESLEQIIQHCSLCNRIKHCKQPSFGIINPKSPICFISEIPLVDEKGQFVQNKSALMLQNIIKNVFCLPQNVCSILSLVKCDSQNLHLEKSEILSCIGYVFSQLEHINAKIYILLGHNVATHILGQNLQDHLCQHKILWHNNKKFLVSYSLNELVKNPSLKKEANNDFILAKGSL, encoded by the coding sequence ATGAAAACGCATATCCTTAAACTTTTATACCTTAAACAGCTTTATCGACAGGCACTTTGCGGTGAAAAATACACACGCTTAATGCCCCATATACAAAATCAACCTCTTACTTCCTCCAAAATGGGCGAAAGCCTAGAGCAAATTATCCAGCATTGTTCTTTGTGTAATCGTATTAAACATTGCAAACAACCCTCATTTGGTATCATCAACCCAAAATCCCCGATATGCTTCATTAGCGAGATTCCTCTCGTTGATGAAAAGGGTCAATTTGTGCAAAACAAAAGCGCCTTAATGCTCCAAAATATTATTAAAAATGTTTTTTGCCTCCCTCAAAATGTATGTTCGATTTTGTCTTTAGTCAAATGCGATAGTCAGAATCTTCACCTTGAAAAAAGTGAGATTCTCTCTTGCATAGGGTATGTATTTTCTCAACTCGAACACATCAATGCAAAAATCTATATTCTACTCGGACACAATGTCGCTACACACATTTTAGGACAGAATCTACAAGATCATTTATGCCAGCATAAAATTTTATGGCACAATAATAAAAAATTTTTAGTTTCTTATTCACTTAATGAGTTAGTCAAAAATCCCTCTTTGAAAAAAGAGGCAAATAACGATTTTATACTTGCCAAAGGATCATTATGA
- a CDS encoding exodeoxyribonuclease III: MLLISWNVNGLRACMNKGFMDFFQQINADIFCIQESKMHKEQADFCFEGYESFWNSAEKKGYSGVVILSKQKPLRVSYDMGKEHHDKEGRIIVAEYEHFQLVNVYTPNSKRELERLQYRMEWEDDFRAFLKDLEKHKPVIVCGDLNVAHQEIDLKNPKSNRRNAGFTDEERSKMSELLESGFTDTFRYFYPTLEGAYSWWSYMGKARANNTGWRIDYFLCSRILNDKLKNASIYPQIMGSDHCPVGLEINF; encoded by the coding sequence TTGCTGCTTATATCGTGGAATGTTAATGGACTAAGAGCCTGTATGAATAAAGGCTTTATGGATTTTTTTCAACAAATCAATGCCGATATTTTTTGTATTCAAGAATCTAAAATGCACAAAGAACAAGCAGATTTTTGCTTTGAGGGTTATGAAAGTTTTTGGAATAGTGCCGAAAAAAAGGGCTATTCTGGTGTCGTGATTCTTAGCAAGCAAAAGCCTTTGCGTGTCAGTTATGATATGGGTAAAGAACATCACGATAAAGAAGGGCGCATCATTGTGGCAGAATATGAACATTTTCAACTTGTTAATGTTTATACGCCAAATTCTAAACGCGAGCTTGAAAGACTGCAATATCGTATGGAATGGGAAGATGACTTTAGGGCTTTTCTCAAGGATTTAGAAAAGCATAAACCCGTGATTGTTTGCGGAGATCTCAATGTAGCCCATCAAGAAATTGATCTTAAGAATCCTAAAAGCAACCGCAGAAATGCTGGATTCACCGATGAGGAGCGTTCCAAAATGAGCGAACTCCTTGAATCTGGATTTACCGATACTTTCCGATATTTTTATCCCACACTTGAAGGAGCTTATAGCTGGTGGAGCTATATGGGTAAGGCAAGAGCAAACAATACAGGTTGGAGAATCGATTATTTCTTATGTTCCCGCATTCTTAATGATAAACTTAAAAACGCATCTATTTATCCGCAAATTATGGGAAGCGATCACTGCCCCGTAGGATTAGAAATTAACTTTTAA
- a CDS encoding CapA family protein has product MYYLRFFARWVIVAVLIAGLSGCFGDKTPTPQVSAGALSNNEVITLSFIGDNILGDYFGSSGETFNWKFAQIGGDYRYFFAKVQEVLANDDMTLGNLEGPLTTHNGDRMIKPFAFKGDPKYINILKEGSIEAVNIANNHTRDYGMKGFQDTVATLKQSPIHFSGEGYLSIYKVKGKNIGMAGHRGWNPAIKSQVKSEIKKLREMGADIVIFTFHWGEERENYPNKIQKEIGRFAIDNGADLIIGHHPHVLQGIEEYKGKKIVYSLANFVYGGAKNPKDKDTIIYQVRFAFGKHQGDLESLAKSTDFIINKKVRPFVKMEEWSELHSFVPVSISGEKTYNNYQPVILQGEDKQRVIKRMNTYSQNLSE; this is encoded by the coding sequence ATGTATTATTTGAGGTTTTTTGCGCGATGGGTCATTGTGGCAGTTTTGATTGCAGGGCTTAGCGGTTGTTTTGGCGATAAAACACCCACACCTCAAGTATCTGCAGGTGCTTTATCGAATAATGAAGTTATCACATTAAGTTTTATCGGAGACAATATTTTAGGGGATTATTTTGGCAGCTCGGGCGAAACTTTTAATTGGAAGTTTGCTCAAATTGGCGGAGATTATCGCTATTTTTTTGCTAAAGTGCAAGAGGTGCTTGCTAATGATGATATGACTTTAGGGAATCTAGAAGGACCGCTTACAACGCATAATGGCGACAGAATGATCAAACCCTTTGCCTTTAAAGGTGATCCAAAATATATTAATATTTTAAAAGAGGGAAGTATCGAAGCTGTGAATATTGCAAACAATCATACACGCGATTATGGTATGAAAGGCTTTCAAGACACCGTTGCTACACTCAAACAATCACCCATACATTTTAGCGGTGAGGGATATTTGAGTATCTATAAGGTAAAAGGTAAAAATATCGGAATGGCTGGGCATCGCGGTTGGAATCCTGCTATCAAATCTCAAGTCAAGAGTGAAATCAAAAAGCTTCGTGAAATGGGTGCTGATATTGTGATTTTCACCTTTCATTGGGGAGAGGAAAGGGAAAATTATCCCAATAAGATTCAGAAAGAAATCGGACGATTTGCGATTGATAATGGTGCGGATTTGATCATCGGGCATCACCCTCATGTTTTACAAGGGATTGAAGAATACAAAGGCAAAAAGATTGTTTATAGTTTGGCAAATTTTGTCTATGGCGGGGCAAAGAATCCAAAAGACAAAGACACAATCATTTATCAAGTGCGGTTTGCATTTGGCAAACATCAAGGAGATTTAGAAAGTCTAGCCAAATCGACAGATTTTATTATAAATAAAAAAGTCAGACCTTTTGTCAAAATGGAAGAATGGAGTGAGTTACATAGCTTTGTGCCCGTATCAATCAGTGGAGAGAAAACTTACAACAATTATCAACCTGTGATTCTCCAAGGTGAAGACAAGCAGCGAGTGATAAAACGAATGAATACTTATTCCCAGAATCTAAGTGAGTGA
- a CDS encoding cation transporter, producing the protein MGYLHSRPRLIASKRVRDRVQKEESPNNTKEQSVLKVSTYSALILAIFGITFGSAVGSSAVVFDGFVALISVGLGFLSVITSRYIYKEDDDVFQYGYVRFEPMVNLFKSSVLIVVCVYAFITGIGSIISGGYEIVLGGAMIYTFVALLYSFALSAYTRFYSKRLDSGLIKVDQTEWLIDCVLYGGSAITFGVIYLLDPRQENPYSHFLDPALLTILSLFLSVSPIKIAIANFKDLMMVAPKELDDKITEIMETLSKEHQFGDYDTHVAKSGRFYTVEVNILMDKNFQISSVAELDNLREYICSALQIPSYKIWLSVSFTADPKWL; encoded by the coding sequence ATGGGCTACTTACATTCTCGCCCTCGATTGATTGCAAGCAAACGCGTTAGGGATCGTGTTCAGAAAGAAGAAAGCCCTAATAATACAAAAGAACAAAGTGTTCTCAAGGTCTCGACTTATAGTGCTTTGATTCTTGCTATTTTTGGCATCACATTTGGTAGTGCAGTGGGTTCTTCAGCGGTCGTTTTTGATGGATTTGTCGCGCTTATCAGCGTGGGTTTGGGATTCTTAAGCGTGATCACTTCACGTTATATTTACAAAGAAGATGATGATGTGTTTCAATACGGCTATGTGCGTTTTGAACCAATGGTGAATCTGTTCAAAAGCTCGGTATTGATTGTCGTATGTGTGTATGCGTTTATCACAGGGATAGGTAGTATCATCAGCGGAGGGTATGAGATTGTTTTAGGCGGGGCGATGATTTATACATTTGTCGCACTTTTGTATAGTTTTGCTCTTTCTGCTTATACGCGTTTTTATTCTAAACGACTTGATTCTGGACTGATTAAAGTCGATCAAACCGAGTGGCTCATTGATTGTGTGCTTTATGGGGGCAGCGCGATTACTTTTGGCGTGATTTATTTGCTTGATCCTAGACAAGAAAATCCTTATTCACATTTTCTTGATCCGGCGTTGCTTACTATTTTAAGTCTTTTTCTTTCTGTCAGTCCGATAAAAATTGCTATCGCTAATTTCAAAGATTTGATGATGGTCGCACCCAAAGAGCTTGATGACAAAATCACAGAGATTATGGAGACTTTGTCTAAAGAACATCAATTTGGCGATTACGATACGCATGTGGCAAAAAGCGGGAGATTCTATACCGTTGAGGTGAATATCTTGATGGATAAAAATTTTCAAATTTCTTCTGTCGCAGAGCTTGATAATCTGCGTGAGTATATTTGTTCGGCGTTGCAGATACCCTCATATAAAATTTGGCTTTCTGTGAGTTTTACTGCTGATCCAAAATGGTTATAA
- the murG gene encoding undecaprenyldiphospho-muramoylpentapeptide beta-N-acetylglucosaminyltransferase, whose amino-acid sequence MFAITGGGTGGHLAIAKALAEEITLQGHKAIYIGSNIGQDKIWFEHSPLFEQRYFLDSTGVVNKKGIDKIFAINKQIKAAWVCRKIFKKHQVKCVISVGGFSAGGASMGAILCQIPLFIHEQNAVKGKLNEILTPFAKAIFGSFQNSSKNFIHTSYPVRQEFFSHSRVRTEIKHLLFLGGSQGAKAINDFAIQIAQEILNRGIKITHQCGTRDYERTKHAYEMLGILDKIDLFAFDNHLVARLASADICIARAGASSLWEMSANGVIGVFIPYPYAAKDHQYYNALAFTQEGLGILMRESQIDTQKVYEFLEFLQQDGNLAQKSQLLIDKITPNGAKEIIQHITSLVPCFSH is encoded by the coding sequence ATGTTTGCAATCACTGGCGGTGGCACGGGAGGACATTTAGCAATCGCTAAAGCCCTAGCCGAAGAAATCACCCTTCAAGGACACAAAGCAATTTATATTGGATCTAATATCGGTCAAGACAAAATATGGTTCGAGCATTCTCCACTTTTTGAACAACGTTATTTTTTAGATTCTACCGGTGTTGTCAATAAAAAAGGTATTGACAAAATTTTCGCAATCAACAAACAAATAAAAGCCGCTTGGGTATGCAGAAAAATCTTTAAAAAACACCAAGTCAAATGTGTGATTAGTGTGGGAGGATTCAGTGCAGGTGGTGCTTCTATGGGTGCAATCTTATGCCAAATCCCTCTTTTTATCCACGAACAAAATGCAGTCAAAGGCAAACTTAATGAGATTCTCACACCTTTTGCAAAAGCAATTTTTGGCAGCTTTCAAAACTCCTCTAAAAACTTTATCCACACTTCTTATCCCGTAAGACAAGAATTTTTCTCGCATTCACGAGTGCGCACAGAAATCAAGCATTTACTTTTTTTGGGTGGTTCGCAAGGTGCAAAAGCTATTAATGATTTTGCAATTCAAATCGCACAAGAGATTCTTAATCGTGGCATTAAAATCACTCATCAATGCGGGACAAGAGACTATGAAAGGACAAAACATGCCTATGAAATGCTAGGCATTTTAGATAAGATTGATTTATTTGCATTTGATAATCACCTTGTTGCGCGTCTCGCGTCAGCTGATATTTGCATTGCACGAGCAGGCGCATCAAGTCTATGGGAAATGAGCGCAAATGGCGTGATAGGCGTTTTTATCCCTTATCCCTATGCGGCTAAAGATCATCAGTATTATAATGCGCTTGCATTTACACAAGAGGGCTTGGGGATTCTAATGCGAGAATCACAAATTGATACACAAAAGGTTTATGAGTTTTTAGAATTTTTACAACAAGATGGGAATCTTGCTCAAAAATCCCAACTTTTAATCGACAAAATCACTCCTAATGGCGCAAAAGAAATCATTCAACACATCACTTCTTTAGTGCCGTGTTTTTCACATTAG
- the gltX gene encoding glutamate--tRNA ligase produces MSQIVTRFAPSPTGYLHIGGLRTALFNYLYARTNGGKFLLRIEDTDTSRNCVEAAKAIVEAFDWVGLDYDGEVVYQSQRLALYQTYIQKLLDTGKAYYCYMSKEELDSLRESQRQRGETPRYDNRYRDFKGVAPEGIKPVVRLKTPLEGSIAFDDGVKGHIAIDASEIDDYIIARSDGTPTYNFVVAIDDALMGVTDVIRGDDHLSNTPKQILVYQAFDWKIPKFYHVPMILNPQGKKLSKRDGAMGVMDYQKMGYLPQAILNFLVRLGWSYHDQEIFSLQEMLQFFDPKNLNTSASAYNQEKFLWLNQHYIKQTPNDKLEKLLSSFGIKAISEDKREILYNELKNRSQTLCEFATHFTEVMNPPQTYDEKMRKKLDQQAKVWLETISAELTQTQWDIENLEQYLHNFASSHNIKLGQLMPALRCALLGKSGGIGIAPAIYVLGLQECQKRIEVFNAQDS; encoded by the coding sequence ATGAGCCAAATAGTTACGCGATTTGCTCCTTCACCGACAGGATATTTACATATTGGAGGCTTACGCACCGCACTTTTTAATTATTTGTATGCGCGCACTAATGGAGGTAAATTTTTGCTCCGTATTGAAGACACAGATACATCGCGTAATTGTGTGGAGGCTGCTAAGGCAATTGTTGAAGCCTTTGATTGGGTGGGACTGGATTATGACGGAGAGGTAGTATATCAAAGTCAGCGTTTGGCATTGTATCAGACTTATATCCAAAAACTTCTTGATACAGGTAAGGCGTATTATTGTTATATGAGTAAAGAGGAGCTTGATTCATTGCGTGAATCACAGCGTCAAAGAGGTGAAACACCTCGCTACGACAATCGCTATCGTGATTTTAAAGGTGTTGCCCCTGAAGGTATTAAACCTGTTGTGCGTCTTAAGACACCTTTGGAGGGAAGTATTGCGTTTGATGATGGTGTGAAAGGGCATATTGCCATTGATGCTAGTGAAATTGATGATTATATTATCGCGCGCAGTGATGGCACACCGACTTATAATTTTGTAGTAGCAATTGATGATGCGTTAATGGGCGTAACTGATGTGATACGAGGCGATGATCACTTGAGTAATACGCCTAAACAGATTCTTGTTTATCAAGCTTTTGATTGGAAGATTCCAAAATTTTATCATGTGCCAATGATTTTAAATCCTCAAGGCAAAAAGCTAAGCAAACGCGATGGGGCAATGGGTGTAATGGATTACCAAAAAATGGGTTATTTGCCTCAAGCGATTTTGAACTTTTTGGTGAGATTGGGTTGGAGCTATCATGATCAAGAGATTTTTTCATTGCAAGAGATGCTTCAGTTTTTCGACCCTAAGAATCTTAACACTTCTGCAAGCGCGTATAATCAGGAGAAATTTCTTTGGCTTAATCAGCATTACATCAAACAAACACCTAACGATAAATTGGAGAAACTTTTAAGCTCATTTGGCATAAAAGCCATATCGGAGGACAAACGCGAGATTCTCTACAATGAGCTAAAAAATCGTAGTCAAACACTTTGTGAATTTGCGACACATTTTACAGAAGTGATGAATCCGCCACAAACCTATGATGAAAAGATGCGAAAAAAACTCGACCAACAGGCAAAAGTATGGCTTGAAACAATCAGCGCAGAGCTTACTCAAACGCAGTGGGATATAGAGAATCTTGAGCAATATTTGCATAACTTTGCATCATCGCATAATATCAAGCTCGGGCAGTTGATGCCAGCTTTGCGATGTGCATTGTTGGGTAAAAGCGGCGGGATAGGAATCGCTCCAGCAATATATGTGTTAGGTTTGCAAGAATGTCAAAAACGCATTGAAGTATTTAATGCTCAAGATTCTTGA
- a CDS encoding TOBE domain-containing protein produces the protein MKLSARNQLKGKIVAIEKGAVNAIVKIDIGGSNIISATISLESINELKLEVGKEAYAIIKATSVMVGVE, from the coding sequence ATGAAACTTAGTGCGAGAAATCAACTTAAAGGTAAGATTGTAGCAATTGAAAAAGGCGCAGTGAATGCAATCGTGAAGATTGACATTGGCGGAAGTAATATCATCTCTGCTACTATTTCTTTAGAATCTATCAATGAGCTTAAGCTTGAAGTGGGCAAGGAAGCTTATGCTATCATCAAAGCAACTTCTGTTATGGTAGGCGTTGAATGA
- a CDS encoding ankyrin repeat domain-containing protein — protein MFFRAILLLSIFSSLLFGGWFIDKWEAHFPPTLDQSIEALLKVDCQKVKQLRGLTANLAFKGEKAVERCFQEQKFLRAIFENDVQTYRYMLATNEHTPYFLFFSTYAPRFEITPLMVAIVGNAQDTFNEILQESGKIDFLKRKPLLYNINSEMYDDYKALGGFRLRNQIYDVKCVKALDLAAMYHRYEMFESLLKRGAEYRDSRCPQNNGIVAFGDISIFELMLAFDPSFLYDFAGGHILHYAARDNNVELIEYLVKDKGVPIDSLKAAETSLDVALSGKNIEHKVRIEAAKKLIELGAKVSEGNQRRIQKLIKQGVW, from the coding sequence GTGTTTTTTAGAGCCATTTTGCTGCTCTCAATTTTTAGCAGTCTGCTGTTTGGGGGTTGGTTTATCGATAAGTGGGAGGCACATTTTCCTCCTACGCTAGATCAAAGCATTGAGGCTTTGTTGAAGGTGGATTGCCAAAAGGTCAAACAACTTCGCGGATTGACTGCAAATCTTGCTTTTAAAGGCGAGAAAGCTGTCGAACGATGTTTCCAAGAGCAGAAGTTTTTGAGAGCTATTTTTGAAAATGATGTCCAGACTTATAGATATATGTTGGCAACTAATGAGCACACGCCCTATTTTTTATTTTTTAGCACATATGCTCCACGATTTGAAATCACTCCTTTAATGGTCGCTATTGTCGGCAATGCTCAAGATACTTTTAATGAGATTCTGCAAGAAAGTGGGAAAATTGATTTTTTAAAAAGAAAGCCCTTGCTTTATAATATCAATAGCGAAATGTATGATGATTATAAGGCATTGGGCGGGTTTCGTTTGAGGAATCAAATCTATGATGTAAAATGTGTCAAGGCATTGGATTTAGCAGCAATGTATCATCGTTATGAAATGTTTGAATCTCTTTTAAAGCGAGGTGCGGAATATAGAGATTCAAGATGTCCTCAAAATAATGGCATTGTTGCTTTTGGGGATATTAGTATTTTTGAGTTAATGTTGGCATTTGATCCTTCATTTTTGTATGATTTTGCAGGAGGACATATTTTGCATTATGCAGCTAGAGATAATAATGTCGAACTTATTGAATATCTTGTAAAAGATAAAGGTGTGCCTATTGATTCTCTCAAAGCAGCGGAAACTTCGCTTGATGTTGCATTGAGTGGTAAAAATATCGAACATAAAGTGAGAATTGAAGCTGCTAAAAAGCTTATTGAGCTTGGAGCAAAGGTCAGCGAAGGGAATCAAAGACGCATTCAAAAACTTATTAAACAAGGAGTTTGGTAG
- a CDS encoding dihydroneopterin aldolase, translated as MTKTDSHLITLSIENLNIKAIIGILESERTTSQNLHIKAKITYFYSVQEEAYIDYALVSKMICQKLQNEKYDLLESALCDIAQHLKSVFPAITSLEIHIKKPDILAPIVVGASISKHW; from the coding sequence ATGACAAAAACAGATTCTCATCTTATCACATTGTCTATTGAGAATCTCAACATCAAAGCGATCATTGGCATATTAGAGAGTGAAAGAACCACATCTCAAAACTTGCACATCAAGGCAAAGATTACTTATTTTTATTCTGTCCAAGAGGAAGCTTATATTGATTACGCACTGGTGAGCAAAATGATTTGTCAAAAACTCCAAAATGAGAAATATGATCTTTTAGAATCTGCTCTGTGTGATATTGCTCAACATCTCAAATCTGTTTTTCCTGCCATCACTTCACTTGAGATTCACATTAAAAAGCCCGATATACTCGCTCCAATCGTTGTAGGAGCAAGCATTTCTAAACATTGGTGA
- the plsY gene encoding glycerol-3-phosphate 1-O-acyltransferase PlsY — translation MSILLNINVLFYIIAFLFGGIPFGLILVKLRYGIDIRKIGSGSIGATNVYRAIKDTDPKNAKKFSILTIILDATKGLIVVLAAKILGLSYETQWAIALLSILGHCYSPYLGFKGGKGVATAIGSVILLIPIEGICGLIIWGIVGKVFKISSISSLVGVLSGIGLTFVVPYLFPIPSSISIVDQIHTHTPAVLIGLFIIYTHIPNIKRLFSGQESKVL, via the coding sequence ATGAGTATTTTGCTTAACATCAATGTTTTGTTTTATATTATAGCATTTTTGTTTGGGGGGATTCCTTTTGGTTTAATTCTCGTTAAATTGCGTTATGGGATTGACATTCGCAAAATCGGTTCAGGAAGTATTGGAGCGACTAATGTCTATCGAGCGATCAAAGATACTGATCCTAAAAATGCCAAAAAATTTTCTATCCTCACGATTATACTTGATGCAACAAAAGGCTTGATTGTCGTGCTTGCAGCAAAGATTCTCGGACTTAGCTATGAGACGCAATGGGCGATTGCATTATTAAGCATTTTAGGGCATTGTTACAGCCCGTATTTAGGATTCAAAGGTGGTAAAGGCGTGGCTACAGCTATTGGTTCAGTGATCTTGCTCATTCCCATAGAGGGCATTTGTGGGCTGATTATATGGGGTATTGTCGGCAAAGTCTTTAAGATTTCATCAATCTCTTCACTTGTGGGTGTGCTTAGTGGGATTGGTTTAACCTTTGTAGTGCCCTATCTTTTCCCTATTCCTTCTAGCATTTCAATTGTTGATCAAATCCACACTCACACACCTGCTGTGCTTATCGGTCTATTTATCATTTATACACATATTCCTAATATCAAGCGTCTTTTTAGCGGTCAGGAAAGTAAGGTATTATAA
- a CDS encoding rhodanese-like domain-containing protein, which yields MEYENLKGKNNLSLASPLYAKDLDESFCVIDMRYPQDYEMIHIKDSLNLNNPYDIYEHIKRHPQKKCVLVCYSGHMASILGSELVEEGLENVYFYDDEFHTLENAPIQLIAK from the coding sequence ATGGAATATGAAAATCTGAAAGGCAAAAATAATCTTAGCCTCGCTTCACCACTTTATGCAAAGGATTTAGACGAAAGCTTTTGCGTGATTGATATGCGCTATCCTCAAGACTATGAGATGATTCATATTAAAGATTCTCTTAATCTCAATAATCCCTACGATATTTACGAACACATCAAACGCCACCCGCAAAAAAAATGTGTGCTTGTGTGCTATTCAGGTCATATGGCAAGCATTTTAGGAAGTGAGCTTGTCGAAGAGGGTTTGGAGAATGTTTATTTCTATGATGATGAATTTCATACCTTAGAAAATGCACCTATTCAACTCATCGCCAAATAA
- a CDS encoding ATP-binding cassette domain-containing protein gives MLQTINLSMRFATKKLFENVNIKLDAHKRYGLIGANGAGKSTFLKILSGVYESSSGEVVIEKGLKMGVLGQDQYAFEDLSLKDAVLIGNKRLYDAIKRKEYLYENGDLSDERVNEELGDLEMICAEEDPMYEYDVVIEKILEDLGFPASLHNELMKTLTGGDKFKILLAQVLFPKPDILLLDEPTNNLDLHSIAWLEENLKRHEGTMVVISHDRHFLNSVCTHILDMDFGGVREFSGNYDDWYIASTLIAKQQEMERNKKLKEKEELESFIARFSANASKAKQATSRQKQLEKLDIASLAVSSRRDPSIVFKPNRAIGNEALECENISKSYGSLCVLKNVNLKILPGDKIAIIGSNGVGKSTLCQILVEELTPDSGIVKWGATIQRGYFPQNVSEEIKGEESLYEWLRGFDKKKESGEIRNALGRMLFSGEEQEKSVNALSGGEKHRMVLSKLMLEGGNFLVLDEPTNHLDLESIIALGEALYKYSGNVICVSHDRELIDAYANRIIELVADCDNNGAKIIDFRGSYEEYLESKA, from the coding sequence ATGTTGCAGACTATTAATCTTTCTATGCGCTTTGCCACCAAAAAGCTTTTTGAAAATGTGAATATCAAGCTTGATGCGCATAAGCGATATGGGCTTATTGGAGCAAATGGCGCGGGTAAATCGACTTTTTTAAAAATTTTATCGGGCGTTTATGAATCAAGTAGCGGCGAAGTTGTAATAGAAAAAGGTTTGAAAATGGGCGTGTTGGGGCAAGATCAGTATGCCTTTGAAGACTTGAGCCTTAAAGATGCTGTGCTTATTGGCAATAAACGCCTTTATGATGCGATCAAACGCAAAGAATATCTCTATGAAAATGGTGATTTGAGCGATGAGCGTGTGAATGAAGAATTAGGGGATCTTGAGATGATTTGTGCAGAAGAAGATCCGATGTATGAATATGATGTCGTGATTGAAAAAATCCTTGAAGATTTAGGATTCCCTGCTTCACTTCATAATGAGCTAATGAAAACACTTACAGGTGGGGATAAGTTTAAGATTCTCTTAGCGCAAGTGCTTTTCCCCAAACCGGATATTTTGCTCCTTGATGAGCCGACAAACAATCTTGATTTGCACTCTATTGCATGGCTTGAAGAGAATCTTAAACGACATGAGGGCACAATGGTCGTCATTAGCCACGATAGGCATTTTTTAAACAGCGTTTGCACGCATATTTTGGATATGGATTTTGGCGGGGTGCGTGAGTTTAGTGGGAATTACGATGATTGGTATATCGCAAGCACGCTTATTGCTAAACAACAAGAAATGGAACGCAACAAAAAACTCAAAGAAAAAGAAGAATTAGAATCTTTTATAGCGCGTTTTTCGGCAAATGCAAGTAAGGCTAAACAAGCTACTAGCAGACAAAAACAGCTTGAAAAGCTTGATATTGCTTCTCTTGCGGTAAGCTCCAGACGCGATCCGAGTATTGTCTTTAAGCCGAATCGTGCGATTGGCAATGAAGCATTAGAATGTGAGAATATCTCAAAAAGCTATGGCTCGTTGTGTGTGCTTAAAAATGTGAATCTAAAGATTTTGCCCGGTGATAAAATTGCGATTATTGGATCAAATGGCGTGGGTAAAAGCACATTGTGTCAGATTCTAGTTGAAGAATTGACACCTGATAGCGGGATTGTCAAATGGGGTGCAACAATCCAAAGAGGGTATTTTCCGCAAAATGTGAGCGAAGAAATCAAGGGTGAAGAGAGTCTTTATGAATGGTTAAGGGGGTTTGATAAGAAAAAAGAAAGCGGAGAAATACGTAATGCTTTGGGGCGTATGCTTTTTAGTGGCGAAGAGCAAGAAAAATCTGTGAATGCTTTGAGCGGAGGAGAAAAACACCGAATGGTGTTAAGTAAATTGATGCTTGAAGGCGGGAATTTTCTTGTGCTTGATGAGCCAACAAATCATTTAGACTTAGAATCAATTATCGCGCTTGGCGAGGCGTTGTATAAATACAGCGGAAATGTGATTTGTGTCAGCCACGATAGGGAATTGATTGATGCGTATGCAAACAGAATCATTGAACTTGTAGCAGATTGCGATAATAATGGCGCGAAAATCATCGACTTTCGCGGGAGTTATGAGGAGTATCTAGAATCTAAGGCATAA